Proteins from a genomic interval of Lates calcarifer isolate ASB-BC8 unplaced genomic scaffold, TLL_Latcal_v3 _unitig_139_quiver_964, whole genome shotgun sequence:
- the LOC108888638 gene encoding uncharacterized protein LOC108888638: MSVLMGEIRHFSTEAVHVLRQEGLTTDSDIRSLTREDLRELFPGKPFKFRREIYTIIHKQRPINDLLEGLKGFLTQECLSAALTDNGVLVEYFHVLKSVKNQLDDVQTFLDAHIDLLENISKKNQANPKPEGVLVPIPSPKGFHEVKYKMVIKGTTFGAHEQLMDQVKKHSQDEVHFTKSSEDHQIIIVFCPITSRVGTDADAALADEKVFTDNKPVILVLMHHSHEVKHTTSMRTWTSKANVVLNVNVFYHETKHGLLRCEQNDMAVADIRQELLKHRRQRSNDASVGTVDESGGSGNASTAQGGNTGNEGILSRFWTNRMMYK, encoded by the exons ATGTCTGTTTTAATGGGGGAAATACGGCATTTCAGCACAGAGGCAGTCCATGTTCTTCGGC AGGAAGGTTTGACCACTGACTCAGATATCCGGTCACTGACTCGGGAGGACCTTCGTGAGCTGTTTCCTGGGAAACCGTTCAAATTTAGGAGGGAAATCTACACAATAATACACAAACAG aggcCAATCAATGATCTCCTAGAGGGATTGAAAGGGTTCCTCACACAGGAATGTTTGAGTG CTGCTCTAACTGACAATGGGGTCTTGGTTGAATACTTCCATGTCCTAAAGAGCGTGAAGAACCAACTGGATGACGTGCAGACTTTCCTTGATGCTCATATTGATTTACTGGAGAACATCAGCAAAAAAAACCAGGCAAACCCAAAACCTGAAG GAGTCCTCGTCCCCATACCATCTCCAAAGGGTTTTCACGAAG TGAAGTACAAGATGGTTATCAAAGGTACAACCTTTGGAGCCCATGAACAGCTGATGGACCAAGTGAAGAAACACTCTCAGGATGAGGTTCATTTTACTAAAAGCAGTGAGGATCACCAGATTATCATTGTCTTCTGTCCAATCACTTCACGTGTTGGGACAGATGCAGATGCAGCATTGGCTGATGAAAAAG TGTTCACAGATAATAAACCTGTCATTCTGGTGTTAATGCACCATTCACATGAAGTCAAGCACACAACCTCTATGAGAACATGGACTTCTAAAGCTAATGTTGTGTTGAATGTCAATGTTTTCTACCATGAGACAAAACATGGATTACTGAGGTGTGAACAAAATGATATGGCTGTTGCTGACATACGACAAGAACTACTGAAGCACCGTAGGCAGAGAAGTAACGATGCCAGTGTGGGTACAGTTGATGAGAGTGGTGGGAGTGGTAATGCCTCTACTGCTCAAGGTGGTAACACAGGGAATGAGGGTATACTGAGTCGTTTTTGGACAAATAGAATGATGTATAAGTAA